Sequence from the Magallana gigas chromosome 4, xbMagGiga1.1, whole genome shotgun sequence genome:
taaaatcaatgaaaaagatTAACAATGGATGGAAAAGATCATTTGTACAAGTAGAAATCATTTGTAGATTAATTTGGGAGTTGTATTATGTTTGATCACCCTAAACAAGCATGCATTATTAGCACATTTAATTTATCATTCATTTGTAGTCATCATGCTACAAGACAGATCTAGAAGGTAGGGGCCCATACCCctttgaaaattcaaatatattaatagGTCTCAGATGCATCAATTATGAtttatcaaatgatattttGTCTCGTAGCAAAaagtatacaaaatatttatttatgtgaGCAATACTAGTACTCTGGGTGTTGGATGGACAACTTtactgttttaaatattatgaaagtCGAGACAAACTCGAAgaatgaatatttgttgaagAGAAggattaaagtttttaaaaaattatttcaaacagtaTTCAGTATATTATTTAATCCTCATTGTTCAAAGAGAGGTAAAATATACTTGTCAATTATcatatttacctgtaaaaaaactaattaaagatGCTTAGTTATAAATAGCAGTCCcatgaataaagaaatgaaactaATCACTGAtacaaaatttccaaaaaagtttaaattaccAGTTCgttaataaataatacatatactgtggaatcattagatttcgtggtggctcaattttcgttgaattcgtgggtacctctcatccacgaatcaACATCTTCCACGAATGAATATATaagggttataaagtcatatttccttcgtaggtttaagagaatacacgaaattatgtccccatgaacctgtaaaatttaggCAATCCACGAAAACTGCGGATATgagaaattgtttttacaaaataattgaaGGTAGGTTGCGTCTGACCTTAAAGacacaacattttaaaatatttggaatgttgTGTTTCTGTCAGAATAACAAAAGATAAGCTACATTACCGGtacgtaaaatattctttaagatgttttcaaatatgttttcCCCCAAATTATGTGGGACTACATGTAAAGAATACTGGTACGCcacttttgaaaattgaaaattaattatgaaattagGTGTAAATCAGtgattaattttctttcttttacctTTAAAAGGGAGCAGTTCTCCAGAGACCATGGGAAGGCTCATGAAGGAGCTGGATTCAGTCCATACAAAGCATTCCAACATTGGACACACTTACCTGACTTTAGAGAGGGCTTGGTACATATGCGGTGACTCCACCTCTTACACACCTCACACTCAACCCAAACAATCTTTCGAGACTTTCCAGGAGCATTGTAATCACCACATATGCAACAAGTGACTTCATTGTCAGACTCCTCAACGAAGCCCATGGATTCGTCAGAGTCAGAGTCATTTTCGTcatcaccagaatctgtgtcCATGTCACTGTCACTGTCTTCCGAGTCCGTCAAGTCTATGACCACAGGAGCAACCTCCTCATCCTGGACTCCGTCGAGTTTCCACAGTTTTTCTTCGACCTCTCTTATCACGTGACTCTCTACCTTACGCCACTTCTCAACCCCATAAGTTGATCTAGCCTGATTAAAGAGTTCCTTCACTTTATCTTTCTTAAATGTGGAATTGCTCCTGGCGACGAAACTTTTTAATTCAGCCCAGACCAACTCAATAGGATTAAGCTCACAGTGATAGGGAGGTAGACGCAAAACTGTGTGACCTGCCTTTGAAGCCAAATCGTCTATAACATATTTAGGACGAGGCTTATGTTGCTTCACCAATGTGATCAATTCAGCCTTGATCATTCCCGGGGCGTAATGGATACCCTTTCTATCAAGCCAAGACTGGATCTCGGCCTTCGGTGTCGACGAAGTCGGACACTTAGACTCAGGATCCAGATAACTGTGATAGGAAGCATTATCCATCACTATGACTGAATTAGCCGGTAGGTTAGGGAGCAACTGCTCAGTGAACCACTTCGTAAAGTTTTCCGAGTTCATCTCGTCGTGATAATCCTGGTTGCCTGTTTTCGACTCGAAAATAAGAGCAGATCCCGGGATCATGCCCACAGCCGAAGAACCTGCATCCACAATTATCAGACGAGAGCCTTTCCCAGATGGGACAAAACGCCCATGACCTCCACGATGTGACTCAAAGGCAGAGGTAGATGTCCTAGGACAGTCCACCCAATCTCCCCTTGCTACATGATTGGTGTTCAACCAAGTCTCATCCAAATACACAATAGGACGACCCTCCTCTCTAAACTTCCTAATGGACCTCAGGTAAGTATGTCGCATACTTACGATGTCATTCCGATCTCCAATGTAGCGTTGGTTGGAACCTGCTTTGTAGAACCTGAAAAAATGGATATCATGTTGTTATGCACCTATCATTTTTCAtcacataattttattttggttcgAATGTTTTATTGTCATTGGTCTTTGTCTATCATAgtctgttaaaattttacatttttaacatcatcTTAAGTACAAGATATATTGTCAATTTGCCATGTTAGGATGTAGACACCAATAATGAAGCTTTAAATGCAACCATGACACTCACTGACAGGTCCATCTATGGGCTATGGTATTCCAGGACCGTCATGACCTGTGAGGCATGTTTAATTGGCCATGATATGCTAAAGTAAAGTCTacctgtaatttttattttttcagatcTAGAGTGCATATGACTCTTCAGTTTTACGTCATGACAAAGTGATTTGTCTTAATGTGCTTACCTGAACCCAAGATCCTTCACGAGTCTCCCCAATGAAGACTTGAAGAGCCTGACTCCCTTTTCTACCAGAACATCCGACAGTTGGCGCAATGAAACGTACTGGCCCTTCAACTGCATGTCATGGATGGTCCTCTTCATTAGGTCTGCATCGAAGTCATCCAGCTTCCTATCGGGTCCAGGTTTCTTCTTTGGAGCAGGGACTTGCAAATCCTCCACCACCATATCAACTGGGTCTTGCATAACTTTTCTCTTTAGAGTATTCTCAGATATTCCTATAGATGtaaaaacagattttattaaatatgtatttactagtacatgtaccatgtaaacaaaacatttgtgtTGCATGGATTAATACAAATTCATgctaacaattttataaatttaggTCTCTAAGCTAAGTCACTCAGAGAACCTACTGGCTTGCTATCTGTGAATGTAAGTTGTCATCcatggtgctttgtgccaatgttgaatttaattttcatcatttgttttaggaaaaaaatgcATCCAAAGTATCAAAAAGGATATCGATTTTTGAAAGGAATTTAATGAGTTTTCTATTTACAAAGACTTATTTTTACCAGTTGCGAGTGAGAGTCTTTTCAAAGGGTTTTTGATATTCTTCACTCTCCCCTGCTTGCATTCCATGGTAAAATGCTCATATATCTTCTTTAAAAGATCTGTAGGCTGTAGAAAAGAACATGCATGTTTTAGATTAAGAACACTAGAATCATTGCATAGGTGTTGGAAGCAGGGGACTGGGGGCTTTTGCAAAGTTAGTCCTAACCATTAGGCATATAGCATCAGGGAGgggccaccccccccccattcaggGAGGGGCCAacccgccccccccccacttcttCTCGCAGCAAGCATAATTGttcataaattttaatatcaaataaaatatcaaaagtgatattgaaaattggaccCAGGGATTAGGAATTTTTCATGattctggagaaaaaaaatttttggtaggtaagattCTTTTTTGGAGTAATAGTTATACCCCTCCCaaacggattagaattttcatgattttgggaattaggttttttttttgcttgtcagatttctgatgattagtctagcgccccccccccccccccactttcaatttgcttccgacgtcACTGTATTCATTTGATTCAATACCTAATCATGTATAAAATTAACCTACAGAAAAGCAAAAAACATCGAATTCTATGTGAGCATTTTAATGATGTCAAATTCATTACTGCACACGCTTTAAGATTGCATGATTTTAACATTAAACACACTGTTATCTTCATATATCTGAATCGGATCAATTTGCCTTTTTCAAACATAGATATACCTGtattaagtaataaacagcTATGTTAAATAGTTCACTGTGATACTAGGAACTTGGTTGGCACCCCAGACCttgaaagtgaaaataaaaatccttgccaatttaacctttttaaaattttgttctatAGGTTAagcttacttttttttaaactgtccCCAAAAATGTGTGGGGGGAGGggtatctttattttaaatttattttaaaatatgtcaaattGCATTGTTCATTTTGAGAAAAATGCTCCATGGTGTATACCTGTTTATAGTATTCCAGTTTATTCTattcattacaaattaaattttgcaGGACAAGTATGTTatgtttgttgaaaatatattcaGTCTGACTCTCTACATGATAGTACACCTGAATATACACTCAAAAACCAAAGAATATcagtttttcttcttttccctttactattttaaagtatttttcatGGAAAACAGATGTTggcacaatttttttaatatgtgaaaattttgatttatgatGAATATTATTCAATGATTGCtcatttttaatatgtttttaaatttcaaacccttcattgaaataaaattttaaagctgttatttCCCTTGCAGTTTGTTTATGCAAATTAACTGATCTGATTAAAGAATGCTTTTTGCACATTAATGTAATTATCTTATATATATCAAGATCAAGATGTATATATAGCATTTATACACAGGtacctgatatttttttaaaatattttttacaagaaaataaTTCCATGTACTGGtactatattaaacaaaataattccatgtacataatacatgtaattatattaattatagaaCATGGACAAGTACatggaattattttattataaaaatgtaaaaaaaaaaaaaaaaaaaaatgaacctcAGGCGCCTGTGCATTTAAATTGTTTGTCCATTCACAACTTAATGTAGCATAATTTTGATCATTATAAGTTGTGAATAGCTCATATTGTTATAACATTTGAAGTGATTTTCAAGAACAATGCATGTTACAGTAATATAAATATAACTTTGTCCATTCACAACTTGTATTTTACACCCCCATACACCTTTTTTAAGAAATCCAAAATATTTCCATGTTATTGAAAGTTGTGAATGGCTCATGATATATCAGATTTACAAAAATGACTTCACTGTATTCTTTATGTATACGGATTTAATTAATTGTGGTCTAAAATGACATGGTACCTGTTGGTATTTAAACAAAGGTCATGGTCAAATTTTCGTGACATCATACAAAGCAGACAGCAAAGAAAACGTTGAGGATGTAACTTGAAATTCAAATCTTGCAGTGTTATGTCCAGGTGGTGATATATGGTCTTGCTTTTGGATTGCTATGGAcgtttataaaatatgataattgtgTTGTTCTTCTGAGGATAAGGAATAGTTTCAACGATGATTTCAAGGTAGGCCTATGTGTTTTCAAAATACTGTATTAATCTCAAAGAAATAATggagaaataaaacatttggaTGGAAGATTTTACCGTTAAACGGTTTCAAATTACGCAACGTTGATATCATTAACGTGTATACTGTAGAATAAATAGAAACAATGAAGTCCtttttgcaataaaatcggaaaaactcgagttgcaagaaaaaaatttacctcCATACACTTGACTGTCTTCCCACCCTTAATCATaggcatctttttttttcttcttcttcttgtttttaagggtttttttttaaagtcaaaagCAGACTATATTAGGCCTATATTTTTGGTTATTCTCGGAGCAGATGTGTTAAATTAAACGGCAAGTACAGAAACTTTCCGAACGTAAGCGTGAACGCGATCAACGTGCGCGACGTTACATACGTCACAAACGTAAAATTACGTATAGACACGAACTTATGTGAATAATGACAGGCCCCTGCCGAAGTGGTAGCCATTTTCTCCAATGTTAAATTCCCGTAAGGATCGAATTTTTGGCTGTGTAGGTTAACTGTTAGACTTTGAAAAACTATGAATATAGAAGAtgtcttggaaatttttcatattattgaaTGGATATCTTTTTAACTCAGTGATATGTATAATTATCGAGTAATCGTGCAAAATCtgcatccaaaaaatcttgggacagactatagtcggAAATTGTAACATCTTGTAACGGCAAggtaagataaataataattttgttagtGTTAACGATGATGACAACGATAATGATTGCGTTTAAGCAAAGTACTACATATTTTGATTGACGCAACCATTAAATGGTATCTGTTTTCTATAGGCCAATGTTACATCTTGACTTTACGTTTGCATGCCTACTGCACTCTTGTCGTATAGCCTTTAAATCATCTGAAAATAACACTATAGATGACATTTCTTTAAGGTCCTAAGACTCTAAGATTCTGTTCTCCAATTGATGCATACACGATTTTCATCTCAATTCTTTGTAATTATAAATAGACCTATAATACTTGAAAAGTAAAATTCTCTACTTTCTTGACATAGAAAATCTGTGTGAATTTTTGCTGCAATCATCTCTTTACTTTTTGTTTTTCTCTCTATTATCTTCGAGTCATGAGACTCAAAGTTAATAGAGAGGAACCTTGCTTTGGATACAATTATTTTGTACAGAATATATTATTGAAAACTTCAGTCAttatatcaatgtaaaaaatgacttaaatattaaaagtcATGCAGTTATGAGAGAGATACAGAACTAAGAATTCATTGTTAGGTAAATAAAGCTcgaatgttttatttgtttacaaatgatgTAAAGTATTGAACTAccatttctttgataaaatgaCTTGTGGCAAACAAGTAAACTAATCCAATATGTTCGGAAACAATATTATCAACAGATAAGGCAACATTTGGTCGAAACTTATTAAAACAAACCACATATGTGAAAAATAACAAGGTCCGAGCTTTGTTTAGAAAACCAAAAAATACAAACTatttatcttgcttataactttcatatgatatttgactttcaaatttttcaaaatactcATTTTAATCattctgaacaataaaaatgGGAAGGGgttaaaattttgaactcaaatCGTTTCTAGGTCCCCTTAACTTTGCAAGTCTTAGAGGAGTGTATAGTGAAGAAAAGTAAAACAACAATAACAACGCAGTTGTGTTTTTGGTCTCGCCCTCTAAACGGTCACAATtttatcatataacttttatttgtattgttgCCATAAACTGTACTTTTAATTTAACACTTTGTCATAAATGAGTCATACATACATCCATTACATCCATGTACGTCTTATAGTCGTCTTATTTTGTAGATGACACGTACTGTTGCATTGAACCTCGTTTTACTGCTGGGTGTAGTAATTCTTGGAGCGAGCTGTACTTCCGTTGGCCCGTGTAGGACTTCCTGTGacccttgaaatattttctgtaaGGATATCGGTTATCGGTTCGGGAATTGTGTCCGTTCCTCTACATGTCCTTCGTCCAGACCATTCCGCTGTGATTGTTCCAATCATCCACAGAGAGCCCAGGGTTAGTCCCAGTAATGATGTCCACCGAGTAATACACAGCCAAAACTATTGACAGATGCTATTGTTGATCTCATATATATAACTAACACATTACAACATCTATTTTTTATTGTCAAGTTTAATGTGGTGTGTAATTATTAAAGACTGACTTTGcttataagttttattttttatatgtattttagcTTAGGGATTTGGATAACataaatcaaaatcaacaatTAATTTACGATCAAGAAGACTTAACGTTGGTTGACGTTTTAATCCAAAAAGTAACGAAAGGTAGAACCGCTTTAACAAGAGGTTGGACTTTCTGTGGGATGTTTCTATCTACTTTCCTCATCAAAACAAGATAAATCAGATAATGACCCCTCCTTTCTTCTCATTCGCTAAGAGATGCTCATTAATAGTTATACACTGTCAAAACCGGAAAGTTGTTTGCCAAGATCTGCTTTGTTGTGTGAAATTGACGCTGTTTCAGCGAAATATACATCCCTGTATGAAGTCCGGTGAGTTTCACTGCGTTCAATATATTCATGTCTATTGGCCAATGACTGTGCGGTTAACCATGAGTTGACCCCGCCTTCGTCAAATCAGAGTTTGTAACAGactgcccaaagtccaagcctttgttaaaacggttctaaGTAAGTGTGACAGTACCATTACTACATTAGGCAGCACATCTTAGAAAAGGCCAATCAACCCTACTCAAAGAATGTTTACCCCTAAAATAAAGATAGTTAGCAGTCTCGAGTCAATTCACCAAACGTGTTATTGCTggattgttttttgtttttaacatttacaaGGATAATTAAAGTATTGAACTTTATTGTGCTTATTAAAATCACAGAAATACAAATCATATAGTTAAAAAAGCTAAACAGGAACTTAGATagagctgaaaaaaaaaaagatttatcattttaacaCCTAAAGAACATGATAGACTGTGTTATTATACATATTCTTTCTGTCGGTATCTTAGTATTccattataatgaataaatcaaacaaagaaAGATTTCCAATCTTGAGAAAATAAGAAGTGTTTCCCGGGTCATGAAATATTGGTATTTACCACTGGTAATTCCCAGCACCGGTTACCCGGTCAACCCTGACGATGTTTGTCTTCTTAGTCTCCTTAATTAACATATGGTTTATTCAAACCAACAGAAGTCCCTGCTACTTCTCCAAAGCCCTTTCGACCTTGTTATGAGCGGGTGAATTCAAGACTTGTCAAATTATAATGTCTTAAAttttctctctttaaacacaactatgtctgggcgaattcaagaagGGGCGAAACTATTTGCAAGAATAGATGGGCGAAAAAATGGGACAGAAACAAAAAATCTACATACAGTATATAAAAATGGggatttttataaacaaataaaatgtgttatttggtgattcatgcgggatatgaaggtgttgacattgcagaaaaaatacataacccgcgttactCAAGGGGTCACCTGAAGCCGACATGGATATAATCTGCATGCCTGATTGCATTTAAACCtgtctacatacatgtatctatataacACATGGAGAATGTGTCTTTACCACCAATTGTCGTAATCCATATGATTATGTCGGAGACAGAAGGACTAGTGGCCCCTTTGATGCAGACCACaaacttaattcatatattttttttcaattcaaattgtGAAATATGGTCTGATTATTATCTGGCGTTACAGAATCAAGCAGGGGTTTCAATTTAGCCTTTTACATGACCAATCAGATTTTCCGctaattaaaacaatttgttttttacaGGGAAATATTGACCCCATTTGATTTTCGTCCCTTTTGGCCTTGTTATGAGCGGGTGAATTGAAGACTTTttgtaacaaaacaattttgtttttattttcctaaTTCATGACTGTAGATttgtcaaattgaaatggattaattgattataaaaatgaatattatggaaatattgtaaattctttattccatgtttgtttaaaacatactactaatctttgtttttattttcctaaTTCATGACTGCTTTTCtttgtttgatttaatttccaAAAAAAGGGAAGCAATGCTTGCggtttttgaaaattacaatatttaattataattaagtCCAATAAACTTAAATGTCACAATGGAACGCACCATGACTAGGGCATATTTTTGCTATTTGCAGCCCTGCGCAATCGTGCAAatcggttaaaaaaaaatcataatgtaataaatattaattttctttcacCTGAATTAGCTCAAAGTTATTAATAGAAAACCAATGAGTTTTAAGATTgcctgataaacagtttctGGATGAAAAAATTTCTCACAAGCTTAAGTAGATCAATGATCAATACAAATAGGACAGCAgctgaatatttttattaataaatttatacataAATTGCAGCTGATAGCTGTCAAACCGCCtgcattttgtaaatatatatgcagTAAAGGGGCCTATTTTTGAAGCATCTCTTATTTGGTTCAAaacgatatttttttatttgccaaAAACCTTGCCAACATGACTTTTAAATGTCTCACTTTATACGCTCATAAACTAACGTCTGgcaatgaatatatataaattatgtatataaatacactAGAATATGTTCTAATCCTTGTAGCGCCATCTCTGCATTGGTGAGGACTTGCGATAAAAACATCTGATATTGTAGAAATCGTCATGTAGATATCCCTCAATCTTAATTTtgcaaaactataaaaaaaacacaaaaaaaaccccacatccCTGCATTAAAAAACACAATGTCATGATGAATAATGCCAATGCATCAAACTGACTAAAAACAGATCCACAAGGTACAACATCTGAAGGTCGATTTTAAGACCAGGGAAAACCAAAcctcaattttttcaattttagcaTGGTCCTATAGAAACTGGAATAACATTTCTGTTGTATGCATTTGTTAAGTAGTCGGAAGTCGAAATATTTATCTTGTAACGTTAAGGTAAGAAAtaataatattgttatttatgGTGTCGGTGATGACAAAGagaaagataaatattttacaagtaAAAAGC
This genomic interval carries:
- the LOC117688898 gene encoding uncharacterized protein isoform X2, with protein sequence MECKQGRVKNIKNPLKRLSLATGISENTLKRKVMQDPVDMVVEDLQVPAPKKKPGPDRKLDDFDADLMKRTIHDMQLKGQYVSLRQLSDVLVEKGVRLFKSSLGRLVKDLGFRFYKAGSNQRYIGDRNDIVSMRHTYLRSIRKFREEGRPIVYLDETWLNTNHVARGDWVDCPRTSTSAFESHRGGHGRFVPSGKGSRLIIVDAGSSAVGMIPGSALIFESKTGNQDYHDEMNSENFTKWFTEQLLPNLPANSVIVMDNASYHSYLDPESKCPTSSTPKAEIQSWLDRKGIHYAPGMIKAELITLVKQHKPRPKYVIDDLASKAGHTVLRLPPYHCELNPIELVWAELKSFVARSNSTFKKDKVKELFNQARSTYGVEKWRKVESHVIREVEEKLWKLDGVQDEEVAPVVIDLTDSEDSDSDMDTDSGDDENDSDSDESMGFVEESDNEVTCCICGDYNAPGKSRKIVWVECEVCKRWSHRICTKPSLKSGKCVQCWNALYGLNPAPS
- the LOC117688898 gene encoding uncharacterized protein isoform X1 is translated as MQHKCFVYMVHVLVNTYLIKSVFTSIGISENTLKRKVMQDPVDMVVEDLQVPAPKKKPGPDRKLDDFDADLMKRTIHDMQLKGQYVSLRQLSDVLVEKGVRLFKSSLGRLVKDLGFRFYKAGSNQRYIGDRNDIVSMRHTYLRSIRKFREEGRPIVYLDETWLNTNHVARGDWVDCPRTSTSAFESHRGGHGRFVPSGKGSRLIIVDAGSSAVGMIPGSALIFESKTGNQDYHDEMNSENFTKWFTEQLLPNLPANSVIVMDNASYHSYLDPESKCPTSSTPKAEIQSWLDRKGIHYAPGMIKAELITLVKQHKPRPKYVIDDLASKAGHTVLRLPPYHCELNPIELVWAELKSFVARSNSTFKKDKVKELFNQARSTYGVEKWRKVESHVIREVEEKLWKLDGVQDEEVAPVVIDLTDSEDSDSDMDTDSGDDENDSDSDESMGFVEESDNEVTCCICGDYNAPGKSRKIVWVECEVCKRWSHRICTKPSLKSGKCVQCWNALYGLNPAPS